A window of Amphiprion ocellaris isolate individual 3 ecotype Okinawa chromosome 12, ASM2253959v1, whole genome shotgun sequence contains these coding sequences:
- the LOC111583368 gene encoding protein c-Fos-like, translating to MMFTTFNTECDSSSRCSTASPSAEGYYPSPAGSYSSLGSPQSQDFTDLTAASASFIPTVTAISTSPDLQWMVQPLISSVAPSHRAPPYSSSPSPAYSRPAMKSAASRAPKRGRAEQITPEEEEKKRIRRERNKQAAAKCRNRRRELTDTLQAETDQLEDEKSSLQNDIANLLKEKERLEFILAAHQPICKIPSELDTDFPMVTISAAHPCLSSTAVSSQQQTTTITTSQPAFTSTSASNSIFSSSSPVLSTAAVSGRSSVKMSDLEASVLEESLDLLVKTEMETARSVPEVDLSNSLYPSQDWEPLHATASSTDLEPLCTPVVTCTPACTTYTSSFVFTFPEAETFPTCGVAHRRGSSSNDQSSDSLSSPTLLAL from the exons ATGATGTTCACTACTTTCAACACGGAGTGCGACTCTTCCTCCCGCTGCAGCACCGCTTCACCCTCTGCAGAGGGTTACTACCCGTCCCCAGCCGGGTCTTACTCCAGCTTGGGATCACCCCAGTCTCAG GATTTCACTGACCTGACAGCAGCAAGTGCCTCCTTCATCCCCACCGTCACGGCCATCTCCACCAGCCCAGACCTGCAGTGGATGGTCCAGCCTTTGATCTCATCGGTGGCCCCTTCTCACAGAGCTCCCCCCTACAGCTCCAGCCCCAGCCCTGCCTACTCCAGACCGGCCATGAAGTCTGCAGCATCCAGGGCTCCAAAGAGAGGCAGAGCTGAACAG ATAACacctgaggaggaagagaagaagagaattCGCAGAGAGAGGAACAAGCAGGCAGCAGCTAAATGCCGCAACAGGAGGCGAGAGCTTACCGACACTCTGCAAGCT GAAACCGATCAGCTGGAGGATGAGAAGTCCAGCCTGCAGAATGATATTGCCAAtctgctgaaggagaaggagaggctGGAGTTCATCCTGGCCGCCCACCAGCCCATCTGCAAAATCCCATCAGAGCTGGACACGGACTTCCCCATGGTCACCATCTCAGCCGCCCACCCCTGCCTCTCCTCCACCGCCGTGTCCTCCCAGCAGCagaccaccaccatcaccaccagcCAGCCCGCCTTCACCTCCACCTCCGCCTCCAACTCCATCTTCTCCAGCTCCAGCCCCGTCCTCTCCACCGCCGCCGTGTCCGGCCGCAGCTCGGTCAAGATGTCCGACCTGGAGGCCTCCGTCCTGGAGGAGTCTCTGGACCTGCTGGTGAAGACGGAGATGGAGACGGCGAGGTCGGTGCCGGAGGTGGACCTGTCCAACTCCCTGTACCCAAGTCAGGACTGGGAGCCGCTTCACGCCACCGCCAGCAGCACTGACTTGGAGCCCCTGTGCACGCCGGTGGTGACCTGCACCCCGGCCTGCACCACCTACACGTCCTCGTTTGTGTTCACCTTCCCCGAGGCGGAGACCTTCCCCACCTGCGGCGTCGCCCACaggagaggaagcagcagcaacGACCAATCCTCCGACTCCCTCAGCTCACCCACCCTGCTGGCCCTCTAA